From a region of the Rhodococcus sp. 4CII genome:
- a CDS encoding ABC transporter permease subunit, giving the protein MELLSFLVIGLVAGSIYGLAAVGLVLTYKTSGVFNLGHGALAALAAYAFYVLNVQLDLSWLLATVLTVGVVGPAVGLLLELLARRLQGAPLPLQISGVVGIMLIIQAGALLIFGAQQVRRVPSFLPKGRVEIAGTFVQYEDVLTCAVAVLATAALWALLRWTRTGMAMRAVVQNPELLELVGRSATRVRRWAWVLGTMMASLSGVLLAPIMPLDPVQLTLLVVASYAAAAIGTFSNLPGTFVGGLIVGIGAALATSWLTEGILASLPAALPFAILFMVLLVYPKRLLAGKTAVRIHPRSTWRAPWRLQSTGGAVLVLFLVTVPTFAGIHLVDWTVALAMILVFASLSLLVHTSGQVSLAHIAFMALGAVTFSHLLTRAGLSWPLALLLAGVVAVPIGAILAIPAIRLGGLYLAIATFGFGIFLQQMFYTQDFMFGAASSGLPVRRPELGPLDLSTDIGYYYLVLLIVSIAVLGVAVFERGRLGRLLTFIKQSPRAAESNGIPASVTRLLIFCISAFLAAAGGALAASAQQTISADSYAPIVSLTVFVIIVLNGPATPWNAVLAAAAYTLIPSYFPSHQVGTYLQLLFGISAVALVLLPAAGIPARARALADRLFRRPGARTSAPARIATPPPARGRTGLLELTNVGVTFGGVRALDGVNLSCTTGRVTGLIGPNGAGKSTVFNAVTGLAPTAEGAVRLDGSDLRRTTPSGRARTGIGRTFQTTELFESMTVRENISVGPEGRTVGLNPISHLWSPRGDRETIDAATEEAIVACGLEEVADRHVASLPTGTRRLVEVARCLAGGQRILLLDEPSAGLDNNESARLGELIRRVVDERGVGVVLVEHDVSLALGISDAVYVLEHGQVIFAGTAGEARRSSVVQTAYLGGTGPEDGQRSAHELEEIR; this is encoded by the coding sequence ATGGAACTGCTCTCCTTCCTCGTCATCGGACTCGTCGCCGGATCGATCTACGGCCTCGCGGCCGTCGGCCTCGTCCTGACCTACAAGACCTCCGGAGTGTTCAACCTTGGCCACGGCGCCCTGGCCGCCCTCGCCGCCTACGCGTTCTACGTCCTCAACGTGCAACTCGACCTGTCGTGGCTGCTCGCGACCGTGCTCACCGTCGGCGTCGTCGGACCCGCCGTGGGCCTGTTGCTCGAACTGCTCGCTCGCCGTCTGCAGGGCGCCCCGCTTCCGCTGCAGATCTCCGGAGTCGTCGGCATCATGCTGATCATTCAGGCGGGTGCGCTGCTGATCTTCGGCGCCCAGCAGGTGCGCCGCGTCCCGTCCTTCCTGCCGAAGGGCCGCGTCGAGATCGCCGGTACCTTCGTTCAGTACGAGGATGTGCTCACCTGCGCCGTCGCCGTCCTCGCGACCGCGGCACTGTGGGCGCTGTTGCGCTGGACCCGGACCGGCATGGCGATGCGCGCGGTCGTGCAGAACCCTGAACTTCTCGAACTGGTCGGCCGCAGCGCTACCCGCGTGCGACGCTGGGCGTGGGTGCTCGGCACGATGATGGCCTCGCTGTCCGGGGTGCTGCTCGCACCCATCATGCCTCTCGACCCGGTGCAGCTGACATTGCTCGTGGTCGCCTCCTATGCGGCCGCCGCCATCGGCACCTTCAGCAACCTGCCCGGCACCTTCGTCGGCGGCTTGATCGTCGGCATCGGCGCCGCCCTGGCCACCTCCTGGCTGACCGAGGGGATCCTCGCCTCCCTGCCGGCCGCGCTACCCTTCGCGATCCTGTTCATGGTGCTGCTCGTCTACCCGAAGAGGCTCCTCGCCGGCAAGACCGCGGTCCGGATCCACCCGCGCTCGACCTGGCGTGCCCCTTGGCGGCTGCAGTCGACCGGCGGAGCCGTCCTCGTCCTCTTCCTGGTGACCGTGCCGACTTTCGCGGGAATCCACCTCGTCGACTGGACCGTCGCGCTGGCAATGATCCTGGTGTTCGCCTCGCTGTCATTGCTCGTGCACACCTCCGGCCAGGTCTCGCTCGCGCACATCGCGTTCATGGCGCTCGGTGCGGTGACTTTCTCGCACCTGCTCACCCGCGCGGGATTGTCCTGGCCCTTGGCGCTACTCCTCGCGGGGGTCGTCGCGGTGCCCATCGGTGCAATCCTGGCGATCCCCGCGATCCGCCTCGGCGGGCTGTACCTGGCGATCGCGACCTTCGGCTTCGGCATCTTTCTGCAGCAGATGTTCTACACGCAGGACTTCATGTTCGGTGCGGCTTCCTCAGGGCTGCCGGTGCGCAGGCCGGAACTCGGCCCACTCGACCTGAGCACCGACATCGGCTACTACTACCTGGTCCTGTTGATCGTGAGTATCGCGGTCCTCGGTGTGGCTGTGTTCGAACGTGGCCGCCTCGGCCGGCTACTGACCTTCATCAAGCAGTCGCCCCGGGCGGCGGAGTCGAACGGTATCCCCGCCTCGGTGACCCGGCTGTTGATCTTCTGCATCTCGGCCTTCCTCGCCGCGGCGGGGGGTGCGCTGGCAGCCTCTGCCCAACAGACGATCTCGGCGGACAGCTACGCACCGATCGTCTCGCTGACGGTGTTCGTCATCATCGTGCTCAACGGCCCGGCAACCCCGTGGAATGCGGTACTCGCGGCCGCCGCCTACACGCTCATCCCCAGCTACTTCCCGAGCCACCAGGTGGGCACCTACCTGCAGCTGCTGTTCGGCATCAGCGCCGTCGCACTGGTCCTGTTGCCGGCCGCCGGAATCCCTGCCCGGGCCAGGGCCCTCGCCGACCGCCTATTCCGCCGACCGGGAGCCCGGACCAGCGCGCCCGCCCGGATAGCCACGCCGCCCCCCGCTCGGGGCCGGACCGGCCTCCTCGAGCTGACGAACGTCGGTGTCACCTTCGGCGGGGTGCGCGCTCTCGACGGCGTGAACCTCTCCTGCACCACCGGTCGGGTCACCGGACTGATCGGCCCCAACGGCGCCGGGAAGTCCACCGTCTTCAACGCGGTGACCGGCCTGGCCCCCACCGCCGAGGGCGCGGTCCGGCTCGACGGCAGCGATCTCCGTCGCACCACCCCGTCGGGGCGGGCCCGCACCGGAATCGGGCGCACCTTCCAGACCACCGAGCTGTTCGAGTCGATGACGGTGCGGGAGAACATCTCCGTCGGACCGGAGGGCCGGACCGTCGGGCTCAATCCGATCAGTCACCTGTGGTCGCCGCGGGGCGACCGGGAGACGATCGACGCGGCCACCGAGGAGGCGATCGTCGCCTGCGGCCTCGAGGAGGTCGCGGACCGGCACGTCGCGAGCCTGCCGACCGGCACCCGACGCCTCGTCGAGGTGGCCCGCTGCCTCGCCGGTGGACAGCGAATCCTGTTGCTGGACGAGCCCTCCGCGGGACTCGACAACAACGAGTCGGCGCGTCTCGGCGAGTTGATCCGGCGCGTAGTCGACGAGCGCGGAGTGGGTGTGGTCCTCGTCGAGCACGACGTCTCACTCGCGCTCGGGATCTCCGATGCGGTGTACGTGCTCGAGCACGGGCAGGTGATCTTCGCCGGTACCGCCGGTGAGGCGCGGCGGTCGAGCGTCGTGCAGACCGCCTACCTCGGCGGCACCGGTCCCGAGGACGGGCAGCGGTCCGCTCACGAACTGGAGGAAATCCGTTGA
- a CDS encoding mycofactocin-coupled SDR family oxidoreductase, with the protein MGQFDGQVVFVTGAARGQGRSHALRLAQEGADIIAVDVCRQVKTVPYPTATPDDLAETKRQVKALGRRIVATEVDVRDLAALRETVDAAVADFGRLDIVLANAGISVPAPTLEMSEETWSTMIDVNLTGVWKTCAAAVPHIIAGGRGGSVVITSSLAALKANANTAHYSAAKAGLVGLMRVLAVELAPQRIRVNTIHPSTVATDMILNDATYSLFRPDLEHPTRADFEEAALTLNRLPVPALESSDLTDAVLYLVGDSGRYITGTTHTVDAGGQL; encoded by the coding sequence ATGGGCCAATTCGATGGTCAAGTTGTATTCGTCACCGGGGCTGCACGCGGCCAGGGGCGTAGTCACGCGCTGCGTCTGGCGCAGGAGGGCGCCGACATCATCGCGGTCGACGTCTGCCGCCAGGTGAAGACCGTTCCGTACCCGACCGCGACGCCGGATGACCTCGCCGAGACCAAGCGTCAGGTCAAGGCGCTCGGAAGACGCATCGTCGCGACGGAGGTCGACGTCCGTGACCTCGCCGCGCTGAGGGAGACTGTCGACGCCGCGGTTGCCGATTTCGGTCGGCTCGACATCGTGCTCGCCAACGCCGGGATTTCGGTGCCCGCGCCGACGCTCGAGATGTCCGAGGAGACCTGGTCGACAATGATCGACGTCAACCTCACCGGGGTCTGGAAGACGTGTGCGGCCGCGGTACCGCACATCATCGCCGGTGGTCGTGGTGGATCGGTCGTCATCACGAGTTCGCTGGCGGCGCTGAAGGCCAACGCCAACACCGCGCATTATTCTGCCGCCAAGGCTGGTCTCGTCGGACTGATGCGGGTCCTGGCGGTCGAACTCGCGCCGCAGAGGATCCGGGTGAACACCATCCACCCGAGCACGGTCGCCACCGATATGATCCTCAACGACGCCACGTATTCACTGTTCCGTCCCGATCTCGAGCATCCGACCCGAGCCGACTTCGAAGAGGCCGCACTAACCCTCAACAGACTCCCGGTTCCGGCGCTCGAGTCGAGCGACCTCACCGATGCTGTCCTATACCTCGTCGGCGACAGCGGTCGCTACATTACCGGAACCACGCACACCGTCGATGCAGGCGGACAACTCTAG
- a CDS encoding ABC transporter substrate-binding protein: MVTSIRRRAAIAAVLGVLVVSGCSSGGEAAPAKTPADTLTQAPIVVGTICGCSGVSAPTHGRVDDVAQAWASSVNDSGGIDGHPVKVIVKDIGQEPSKALGAVKSLVEEEGAIAIVGAITGTTGSWRQYVEEKGVPVLGGVPSDPTFLASDMFFQGGSPNPVITYGLVKLAKDKGTTKFGVVYCSESPVCADSDSLAQRSAADLGVGYVSAKVAAAAPNYTAICQTMKSEGVDGLFLAHITSVDVRIAEDCHKIGYEPQFYSSAGAVGNEYLESDAVEGLLFTQSNAPYYDPSVPVVGAARETIDSYFPGLTESAQFSAVAFDTWISGKMFEVAAAHAGLTSDSTSADLLRGLRTIENETLDGLAPPLNFTEIGAYPTCYYTGEVTVREMVPGNAAEAVCLDEKDLTSTVFTSAS; the protein is encoded by the coding sequence ATGGTGACATCGATTCGCAGACGCGCCGCGATCGCGGCCGTCCTGGGCGTGCTGGTCGTGTCCGGATGTTCATCCGGCGGGGAGGCGGCACCGGCAAAGACACCGGCGGACACCCTCACCCAGGCACCGATCGTGGTCGGCACGATCTGCGGCTGTTCGGGAGTATCCGCCCCCACCCACGGCCGAGTGGACGACGTGGCACAGGCTTGGGCGTCGAGCGTGAACGACTCCGGCGGGATCGACGGGCACCCGGTGAAGGTGATCGTCAAGGACATCGGTCAGGAACCATCGAAAGCACTCGGCGCGGTCAAGAGCCTCGTCGAGGAGGAAGGCGCGATCGCGATCGTCGGCGCCATCACCGGCACCACCGGCTCGTGGCGACAGTACGTCGAGGAGAAGGGCGTTCCGGTGCTCGGCGGGGTGCCGTCCGATCCGACCTTCCTGGCCAGCGACATGTTCTTCCAGGGCGGCTCTCCCAACCCGGTCATCACCTACGGACTAGTCAAGCTCGCCAAGGACAAGGGCACCACGAAGTTCGGGGTCGTCTATTGCTCGGAGTCACCGGTGTGCGCCGACTCGGACTCGCTGGCGCAGCGGTCCGCAGCGGACCTCGGGGTCGGCTACGTCTCCGCCAAGGTGGCGGCCGCAGCACCGAATTACACGGCGATCTGTCAGACCATGAAGAGCGAGGGAGTGGATGGACTCTTCCTCGCACACATCACGAGTGTGGACGTCCGGATCGCCGAGGACTGCCACAAGATCGGCTACGAGCCGCAGTTCTACAGCTCGGCGGGCGCAGTGGGCAACGAGTACCTCGAATCGGATGCTGTCGAGGGACTGCTCTTCACCCAGTCGAACGCGCCCTACTACGACCCTTCCGTGCCGGTGGTCGGCGCAGCTCGCGAAACAATTGACTCGTACTTCCCGGGCCTCACCGAGTCCGCACAGTTCTCCGCGGTTGCCTTCGACACCTGGATCTCCGGGAAGATGTTCGAAGTCGCCGCGGCGCACGCTGGACTGACCTCCGACTCCACCTCGGCAGACCTGCTGCGGGGCCTTCGGACGATCGAGAACGAGACCCTGGACGGGTTGGCGCCGCCGCTGAACTTCACCGAGATAGGCGCCTACCCAACCTGCTACTACACCGGTGAGGTCACCGTCCGGGAAATGGTGCCGGGCAACGCCGCCGAGGCTGTCTGTCTCGACGAGAAGGATCTGACGTCCACTGTCTTCACCTCCGCCTCCTAA
- a CDS encoding ABC transporter ATP-binding protein encodes MNTPELEVVGLSAAYGTLTVLRDVNLTVRPGSVTALLGPNGAGKTTLLRAIGGLIRPTAGSVRLGETDITSHRPAKRAEAGICLIPEGRGVFPGLSVRENLMLAVDGPLRDRYDLAMATFPEIGRRLDATAGTLSGGQQQMVALARAFLPSSSFIALDEVSMGLAPLVIDQIFDALSVLEQAGKSVLLVEQYVGRALAGATTVHLIDRGRVSAPLDPATLDEHALASRYLGIETP; translated from the coding sequence TTGAACACCCCCGAACTGGAAGTTGTGGGCCTGTCCGCGGCCTACGGCACTCTGACCGTCCTCCGGGATGTGAACCTCACCGTGCGTCCCGGTTCGGTGACCGCCCTGCTCGGCCCGAACGGCGCCGGAAAAACCACCCTGCTCAGGGCGATCGGCGGCCTGATCAGGCCTACAGCTGGGTCCGTCCGGCTCGGGGAAACCGACATCACCTCCCACCGCCCGGCGAAGCGGGCGGAAGCGGGGATCTGCCTGATTCCCGAAGGACGCGGCGTCTTCCCCGGCCTGTCGGTCCGGGAAAACCTCATGCTCGCCGTCGACGGTCCCCTGCGTGATCGGTACGACCTCGCGATGGCGACCTTCCCCGAGATCGGTCGACGCCTCGACGCGACGGCAGGAACCCTGTCCGGCGGCCAGCAGCAGATGGTCGCGCTGGCCCGCGCCTTCCTACCGAGCAGCTCCTTCATCGCCCTCGACGAGGTCTCGATGGGATTGGCCCCGTTGGTGATCGACCAGATTTTCGACGCGCTCTCCGTGCTCGAACAGGCAGGCAAGTCGGTGCTACTGGTCGAGCAGTACGTCGGTCGCGCACTCGCCGGCGCCACCACCGTCCACCTCATCGACCGAGGGCGGGTGTCGGCGCCACTGGATCCGGCAACCCTCGACGAGCATGCACTGGCAAGCCGCTACCTGGGCATCGAAACCCCCTAA
- a CDS encoding long-chain-fatty-acid--CoA ligase, which translates to MRVHELLDHWAERTPDEIYLSDDDRSLTWEQVRLWTHRIGNWLAATLQPGDRFAVLDRNSLEMVALYFGASRAGVVPVPLNFRLAPPEWKYIVEDAGCGLAVVHEEYADPLTAVLPDLAVSVLRDDAPSLVRFSREALAFPDDEVDRDISPDAVYHQMYTSGTTGKPKGAMVTHRAACTNALQIQMALDSTRKATLCVMPLFHAGAALQILAYTSGGCSIHVVRNFDQTKVRHRMADRRIRLLTLAPAMIQTMIADPLATRLDLDALETVVYGSAPMAVFVLERAIEVFGSEFIQAYGMTESCAVATILTPEDHNKALESRPEILASAGRPVLGTAIRVVDRDGRELPRGQVGEIVVRGPQLMIGYWNLADASRAALAGGWLHTGDAGYVDEDGYLYISDRVKDMIISGGENIYPREVEEVLFAMDEIADVAVIGVPSERWGESPVAVVVTAPGATVDEQSVLDHCRAHLARFKCPIAVTFVDALPRSAVGKVLKRELREPYRQNMSRSVT; encoded by the coding sequence ATGCGAGTTCACGAACTGCTCGACCACTGGGCCGAGCGCACTCCCGACGAGATCTACCTCAGCGACGACGACCGGAGTCTGACCTGGGAGCAGGTGCGACTGTGGACCCATCGGATCGGCAACTGGCTGGCGGCGACCCTGCAGCCGGGTGACCGCTTCGCGGTGCTCGACCGCAATTCCCTGGAGATGGTCGCCCTCTACTTCGGTGCGTCCCGCGCCGGGGTGGTCCCGGTCCCCCTCAACTTCCGGTTGGCCCCGCCCGAGTGGAAGTACATCGTCGAGGACGCCGGCTGCGGCCTCGCGGTCGTACACGAGGAGTATGCGGACCCCCTCACCGCCGTACTCCCCGACCTCGCGGTCTCAGTGCTCCGAGACGACGCACCGTCGCTTGTCCGGTTCAGCCGAGAGGCGCTCGCGTTCCCCGACGACGAGGTCGACCGAGACATCTCCCCCGACGCCGTGTACCACCAGATGTACACGAGCGGGACCACCGGAAAGCCGAAGGGCGCGATGGTGACCCACCGCGCCGCCTGCACGAATGCGCTCCAGATCCAGATGGCGCTCGACTCGACGCGCAAGGCCACGCTGTGCGTGATGCCGCTCTTCCACGCCGGGGCCGCGCTGCAGATCCTCGCGTACACCTCGGGCGGATGCTCGATCCACGTGGTCCGCAACTTCGACCAGACCAAGGTGCGCCACCGGATGGCCGACCGGCGCATCCGACTGCTGACCCTCGCACCCGCGATGATCCAGACGATGATCGCCGACCCGCTCGCCACCCGCCTCGACCTCGACGCGCTCGAGACGGTGGTCTACGGTTCGGCGCCGATGGCCGTGTTTGTTCTGGAGCGGGCGATCGAGGTCTTCGGGTCCGAGTTCATCCAGGCCTACGGCATGACCGAGTCCTGCGCCGTGGCGACGATTCTCACGCCCGAAGACCACAACAAGGCACTCGAGTCGAGGCCGGAGATCCTCGCCTCGGCCGGCCGTCCGGTACTCGGCACGGCGATTCGCGTGGTGGATCGGGACGGTCGGGAGCTGCCCCGAGGTCAGGTCGGCGAGATCGTCGTCCGCGGTCCGCAGTTGATGATCGGCTACTGGAACCTCGCGGACGCCAGTCGCGCGGCCCTCGCGGGTGGGTGGCTCCACACCGGCGACGCGGGATATGTGGACGAGGACGGCTACCTGTACATCTCCGATCGCGTCAAGGACATGATCATCTCCGGCGGGGAGAACATCTATCCCCGCGAGGTCGAAGAAGTCCTCTTCGCAATGGACGAGATCGCGGACGTCGCCGTCATCGGTGTCCCCAGCGAGAGGTGGGGCGAGAGTCCGGTCGCGGTCGTCGTCACCGCTCCGGGTGCCACTGTCGACGAGCAGTCCGTCCTCGACCACTGCCGCGCCCACCTGGCACGGTTCAAGTGCCCGATCGCGGTCACCTTCGTCGATGCCCTGCCACGCAGCGCGGTCGGCAAGGTCCTCAAGCGCGAGCTTCGAGAGCCATACAGGCAAAACATGTCTCGTAGTGTGACCTGA